A region of the Planctomycetota bacterium genome:
TGACCCAGGTGTCACGCGGCCGTCGCGTCAGCCGGAGGACCCGCTCACCGGGGTAGGCCTCCTCGACCACCGCCGAAGCCGTCGCCTCGTCCGGCGCCCACGAGATGATGATGTGGGCCTCGGTTTCGATCTCGAACAGCGGCATCGATGGTCCTCCACGAAAACCTTACGGCCTCCCCTAGGCGCCCGTCAATTGTCGTCGGCCGTAGAAGGGGGCTACCATGACGCTGACTTCCGCCGCCAGGTCGCTTCCAGGCCCCGAGGACGTTGCCGGCATGCAGTACGACCGCGACGGTTTCCCGATTCCCGCCCGCTTCGAGCCCCCCACGCAGGACGACGGCGGCTTCCCCGCCTGGACCGCCGACGGCGGCCGGCACCGGCGGACGACGGCGCTTGACCTCGCTCCGGCCGGCGATCGCGCGACGGCCAACCCCGCGTCGGGCCGCCGCTCGGGCGGGATCAAGAGGTCGCTGATCGCCATCATGCTGCTGTTCGGGGTCGTCCCGGCGCTGTTCGGGCCGTCGCTGCTGTCGACGATCGGCCCACTGATCGTCGAGTGGTCGTGGGAGCGGTCGCTCGAGTTCGAGGCCGACGACGACCTCGCGACGGCTCTCGTCGAGATCGATCGGGCGATCGCCTGGCACGGCACGGAAGACCAGCAGTTGCTCTGCCGGCGGGCGTGGCTGCGCCTCCATGCCGGCGATGCCGCCGGCGCCGTCGACGACGCCCGGCGCGCCGAAGCGGCAGCGCCGCTGCGAACGGCGCCGCTCCGAATCCTCGGCCTGGCCGAGGTCGTCCGCGGCAACTACACCGAGGCCCTGGCGACCGCCCGCAGGGTGGTCGGCAGCCGGCGCGATCCCGTCTCCCTCAACCACATCGCCTACCTGCGGGCGCTGGCCGGCACCGAACTGCCCGAGGCCCTGGTCGACATCGACGAGGCGATCGGGCTCGAGGGCCCGGCGGTCTCGGCCGACATCCTCGACACCCGGGGCTTCGTCCTCCACCTCCTCGGCCGCGACGACGAGGCCCTTGAGCAGATGGAGGAGGCGCTGGCCAGGCAACTCGCCGAGCGGCAGAGGATGCGGCTGGCGGCGGGCCGGGGCGGCGTCTCGGTGATCGAGGCGAGGCTGCGGCTGCGGGAAATCGAACAGGGGCTGGCGGTGATGCACCAGCACCGCGGCCTGATTCACAGCCGGATGGGAAACCACGACCTCGCCGAGAAAGACTTCGCCACGGCGCGGATCAAGGGCTTCGACCCGTCGCGCGGCGTGATGTGAAGCGCCGGGACCGATGGGCGACCGCTTTTTCGCCGGCCCCGTGCGCCGTGGCCGAGGGTTTCCCTGCGCGGCAGTCGCTCGGTATACTCTTTTCCGCGGGGCAAACGCCCAGCGGCAGATCGGTCTGCCGTGGTTTGGGGGTGTAGCTCAGTTGGTTAGAGCGCCAGCCTGTCACGTTGGAGGCCGCGGGTTCGAGTCCCGTCACCCTCGCTTTTCTCGCCGGCTCTTGCTCCGCCGGCCGCGGTCGATCGTCGCCTGACGATGACCGCCTGACTTCAGTTCGCCGGCTCGCCGAGCGCTCACTCGAGCGGTTCGAGCCAGGCGCGGATGTCGTTTTCGTATTCGCTCGCCAGACCGCCGACGATCAGCTGGCGGTGGAAGCTGGCCGCCCCCTCCTTCGCCAGGTCGGCATCCTCGGCGCCGGGAAAGCGCCGGTTCGGGTCGGGGGCGATGAGGCGGCGGAGGAATCCCATCAACAGCTCGTTGCAGGCCACCTCCGACGGGAGCAGGTTCGGCAGCCGGTGGACGAGCGACCGCTTCGCCTCGAGCAGGTCGCGGTAGGAATCGAGCCCGGCGAACGGCGGCCGGCCCGAGAGCATCTCGACGAGCACGTAGCCGAGGCTGGCGAGGTCGGAGCGCGGGGTGATCTCGCGCCCCTCGAGCACCTCGGGCGCCGCGTAGGCCGGTGTGCAGGTGCGGTTGGGGGGAATGTCGTCGAGGGCCACCGCCGAGCCGATGTCGATGATCTTCGCGTTGCCGGTCCGCTTGACCATGATGTTGGAGCTCTTGATGTCGCCGTGGACGACGGCGTCGCGGTGGAGCGCCGCCAAGCCCGCGAGGCACTCGCGGACGATCGAGATCGCCACCCCCGGCTTGAGCCGCGACTGCTCCGGGCCCGGCGTCACGATCACGTTGTTGAGCGACCGCCAGCGTTCCTCGTCGACGCCCGCCCGGGTCCGTTCGAGGAACCCGGGGGCGAGCAGGCAGGAGAGGTCGAACCCGTCGACCCACTCCATCTCCATGATCCGGATCCGTCGCTGCTCGACGAAGTTGTGGACGTCGAGGAGGTTGTCTTGCTGGATCAGGGCGACGCGGGCCGAGACGGTGGCGATCCGCGCCATCGCCTCGTCGTACGCCGCCTCGGTCTCGTAGCGCTCGGGCGAAAAGATCTTCAGCGCCACCGGGAGGGTGAAGTTGTCGGTCCCCTTGCGGGTGGTGAGGAACACCACCCCCTGCCCGCCGGCGCCGAGGCGGCGGATGAGGTGGTGGTATTCGGTCCAGTTGAGCCGGCCGACCGAGATCACCTCGCCGTAGCGGGAGAGCAGCTCGTCCGGGCAGCGCGTGGTGCTGCTCCCGGCGAGCGTGATCGTCGGCCGTCCCTCCTGGAAAATCGTGGTGGTCATGGTCGGGCGTCCGGGCCGGGCTGCCCCTCGGTGGATCACGTGTCGCCGCGCGGTGCCGCCGCCGTCGCCGAGGCACGGGAAAGCGCCTCTGCGGGCGGCGGTGGAAAGCCGAGCCGTTTGTCGACGAGGTTGCGGACCTCCTCCCCCCGGAGGTACCGCCGGAGATTATCGCAGAAAAAGTCGGTCATGGCATCGATCCGCCAGGCCGCCTGGCCGCCGACGTGCGGCGTGATGATCAGCCGGGGGGCCGTCCACAGCGGGCTGTCGGGGTGCGGCGGCTCGTCGGGGGTGACGTCGAGGGCCGCCGAGTCGAGATGGCCGCTCTCCAGGGCGGCGACCAGGGCGCGCTCGTCGACCACCGCACCGCGGGCGGTGTTGACGAGGATCGCGCCGCGCCGCAGCCGCGACAGCGCCGTGGCGTCGATGAGGTTCGTCGTCGCGGCGGTCAGCGGGCAGGCGAGGAACAGG
Encoded here:
- a CDS encoding tetratricopeptide repeat protein — its product is MTLTSAARSLPGPEDVAGMQYDRDGFPIPARFEPPTQDDGGFPAWTADGGRHRRTTALDLAPAGDRATANPASGRRSGGIKRSLIAIMLLFGVVPALFGPSLLSTIGPLIVEWSWERSLEFEADDDLATALVEIDRAIAWHGTEDQQLLCRRAWLRLHAGDAAGAVDDARRAEAAAPLRTAPLRILGLAEVVRGNYTEALATARRVVGSRRDPVSLNHIAYLRALAGTELPEALVDIDEAIGLEGPAVSADILDTRGFVLHLLGRDDEALEQMEEALARQLAERQRMRLAAGRGGVSVIEARLRLREIEQGLAVMHQHRGLIHSRMGNHDLAEKDFATARIKGFDPSRGVM
- a CDS encoding serine/threonine protein kinase, with protein sequence MTTTIFQEGRPTITLAGSSTTRCPDELLSRYGEVISVGRLNWTEYHHLIRRLGAGGQGVVFLTTRKGTDNFTLPVALKIFSPERYETEAAYDEAMARIATVSARVALIQQDNLLDVHNFVEQRRIRIMEMEWVDGFDLSCLLAPGFLERTRAGVDEERWRSLNNVIVTPGPEQSRLKPGVAISIVRECLAGLAALHRDAVVHGDIKSSNIMVKRTGNAKIIDIGSAVALDDIPPNRTCTPAYAAPEVLEGREITPRSDLASLGYVLVEMLSGRPPFAGLDSYRDLLEAKRSLVHRLPNLLPSEVACNELLMGFLRRLIAPDPNRRFPGAEDADLAKEGAASFHRQLIVGGLASEYENDIRAWLEPLE